In the Desulfosporosinus acidiphilus SJ4 genome, TATTCGGGAAGCGGGCTCAACTGCAGTTCAGGAAGTCGCTTTTACTTTAGCAGATGGAATTGCCTATGTTGAAGCAGCCTTGGAAGCCGGGTTGGAAATTGATCAGTTTGCCCCCCGACTCTCCTTTTTTTTCAACGCTCACTCGAATTTTTTGGAAGAGATCGCTAAGTTTAGAGCTGCCCGCAGAGTATGGGCCAAGATTATGAAAAACCGCTTCAAAGCCAATAACCCTAAATCATGGATGATGCGTTTTCATACTCAGACAGCCGGCTGTACCCTGACGGCCCAGCAGCCCGAGGTAAACATTATACGGGTGGCTTTTCAGGCCTTAAGTGCTGTGCTGGGCGGCACTCAATCCCTGCACACAAATGCCTGGGATGAGGCTCTGGCCCTCCCCAGCCAGGAATCGGCCCTGCTCGCTTTACGAACCCAACAGACTATCGCCTATGAAACCGGCATAACGGAGACGGTGGATCCTTTGGGCGGATCCTATTGCGTGGAAAAATTAACAGATGATATTGAAAAGGCCGTTTGGGGCTACCTCAAAAAGATTGATGAATTAGGCGGCGCCGTACGGGCCATCGAACTTGGCTTTCAACAAAAGGAAATTCAGACCAGCGCTTATCGTTATCAAATGGAAATCGAGCAGCAAAAACGGATTGTTATTGGGATTAACAAATTTGAGCTTCAACAAGATCCCCCCAAAGGTTTGCTTAAGGTGAATCCGAAAGTCGAACAAGAACAAAAACAACGGTTAGCAGCTGTGTATCGGAAACGAAATCAAGCAGAAGTTGAGAGGGGTCTGAATCGCTTAGAAAAGGCCGCAGAAAGCGCGGAAAACTTGATGCCCTATTTACTGGACTGCGTCCGGAATTATAGCACCTTGGGTGAGATTTGTTACATCTTACGAAAAGTATTTGGAGAATACCGGCAAGAAATTACCTTTTAATCAGGAGGAGTTACCATGGCAACAGAACAGTATCTTCGGGTTTTAATCGGTAAAGTCGGATTGGATGGGCATGACCGTGGGGCTAAAGTTATAGCCCAGGCCCTGCGGGACGCCGGAATGGAAGTTGTTTATACAGGCTTGCGGCAAACCCCGGAGCAAATTGTCGAGGCTGCGATCCAAGAGGATGTCCAAATCATTGGAATCAGCATTTTATCGGGGGCCCATAATTACCTGCTTCCGAGGATTATTGAGCTTCTGGCCCGTGAGGGTGCTCAGGATATTCAAGTTATCGCCGGTGGGATCATTCCCAAAGATGACCAGGACTTCTTAAAAGAATCAGGAGTAGCTGGGATCTTTGAAACGGGAACAGCCACTGGGGATATTGTTAACTTTATCAAAGAACGAGTAGTTGGGTAGCTTTTATGTCATGCCGGAGAGGCGAGTGAAAGGAGTATCAAGGCATATGGATCTTCAATTAAAACTGGACCATCTGGGGATCGCTGTCAAAAACCTGGATGAGGCTATCAGTGTTTATCTTGGCTTGGGGTTGAGCTGCAGTCAAGTTGAAACAATTCCCGAACAAAAAGTCCGGACGGCAACGTTACCGCTGGGTGACACCAATTTAGAACTTTTAGAGCCTATGGAAGATGACAGTCCCGTTGGGAAATTTCTTGCTTCCCGTGGAGGTGGGATTCATCATTTAGCACTGCAAGTCGCAAATATTGAGGAAAAGTTATTGGAATTGGAAAATTCGGGGTTGCGTTTAATCGATAAGATCCCTAGAAATGGACTGGGCGGAAGCCGGGTCGCTTTTATCCATCCTCAAAGTACCTTCAACACGTTAATCGAACTCGTCCAGCGCCGCGGCCAGGTTTAAGGAGGTGGAACCCTTGGATATCTACGCTAAGCTTAGCGAACTGACTGCTTTACAAGAAGCAGCCAAACTTGGGGGTGGTATCGGCCGCATTAACAGGCAGCATGAGAACGGCAAAATGACGGCTCGCGAGCGTATTGACCATCTGCTTGACGCGGGAAGTTTTATTGAGACGGATACCTTTATTAAAGGAGAGATGACCGATTTTACTAAGCCGGATGTGGTTAACGTAGGGGAAGGTGTCGTCACAGGCTATGGTACGATCCATGGCCGTCTTGTTTATGTTTTCTCCCAGGACTTTACCGTTTTCGGCGGGGCGTTAGGTGAACTTCACTCTCGAAAAATTTGCAAAATCATGGATCTTGCTCTCAAAAACGGTGCCCCGGTTATCGGCCTCAATGATTCGGGGGGCGCGCGT is a window encoding:
- a CDS encoding cobalamin B12-binding domain-containing protein — its product is MATEQYLRVLIGKVGLDGHDRGAKVIAQALRDAGMEVVYTGLRQTPEQIVEAAIQEDVQIIGISILSGAHNYLLPRIIELLAREGAQDIQVIAGGIIPKDDQDFLKESGVAGIFETGTATGDIVNFIKERVVG
- the mce gene encoding methylmalonyl-CoA epimerase, which encodes MDLQLKLDHLGIAVKNLDEAISVYLGLGLSCSQVETIPEQKVRTATLPLGDTNLELLEPMEDDSPVGKFLASRGGGIHHLALQVANIEEKLLELENSGLRLIDKIPRNGLGGSRVAFIHPQSTFNTLIELVQRRGQV
- a CDS encoding acyl-CoA mutase large subunit family protein; this translates as MEKSEELNKIVRAKALWESKNFAGNSKQPSTEPWKNGASEVEFQRLYSPEDLELDYLTDLSFPGEFPYTRGVQPDMYRGRLWTMRQYAGYGTAQETNSRFKYLLQQGQTGLSVAFDLVTQIGYNSDDSLAQGEVGKVGVAIDSLADMELLFQDIPLDKVSTSMTINAPAAILLAMYIAVAEKRGIASAKLSGTIQNDILKEYMARGTYIFPPAPSMRLITDTFKYCAEHLPNWNTISISGYHIREAGSTAVQEVAFTLADGIAYVEAALEAGLEIDQFAPRLSFFFNAHSNFLEEIAKFRAARRVWAKIMKNRFKANNPKSWMMRFHTQTAGCTLTAQQPEVNIIRVAFQALSAVLGGTQSLHTNAWDEALALPSQESALLALRTQQTIAYETGITETVDPLGGSYCVEKLTDDIEKAVWGYLKKIDELGGAVRAIELGFQQKEIQTSAYRYQMEIEQQKRIVIGINKFELQQDPPKGLLKVNPKVEQEQKQRLAAVYRKRNQAEVERGLNRLEKAAESAENLMPYLLDCVRNYSTLGEICYILRKVFGEYRQEITF